The Flavobacterium psychrophilum genome includes a region encoding these proteins:
- a CDS encoding GNAT family acetyltransferase — protein sequence MEIKHSDDGAKGYFAAKEGDIKAGLMTYVWAGKDKFIIDHTEGNPDFKGIGRKLLDAAVTYARENNKQIIPLCPFAKKMFDKTPEIHDVLSA from the coding sequence ATGGAAATAAAACATTCAGACGACGGTGCTAAAGGTTACTTCGCTGCGAAAGAGGGCGATATAAAAGCCGGCTTAATGACCTATGTATGGGCAGGAAAAGATAAGTTCATTATAGATCATACCGAAGGAAACCCTGACTTTAAGGGTATTGGCAGAAAACTATTGGATGCCGCGGTAACTTATGCCCGCGAAAACAACAAGCAGATAATTCCACTTTGCCCTTTCGCTAAAAAAATGTTCGATAAGACACCCGAAATTCACGACGTGCTTTCAGCATAA
- a CDS encoding hydroxyacid dehydrogenase codes for MTQVKAFAAYDAETPLKPFEFERKEVGPNQVQIEILYSGVCHSDIHTAKGDWGPAIYPLVPGHEIVGRIVKKGENVAKFTEGELAGVGCFVDSCRKCSSCLEGEEQFCEEGMTGTYNSYERGTTTPTYGGYSTTITVDQDYVLHVSEKLDLKGVAPLLCAGITTYSPLRYLKVGKGHKVAVLGLGGLGHMAVKFAASFGAEVTMLSTSPSKEADAKALGAHNFALTTDPATMESLANSFDFIINTVSAKHDYNTYLNLLRKNGTMVIVGAPPAGEPLQAFTLIFKRRAIMGSLIGGIKETQEMLDYCAEHNITSDVEVIDMNYINEAYERMNKSDVKYRFVIDMASLK; via the coding sequence ATGACTCAGGTAAAAGCTTTTGCAGCTTATGACGCGGAAACGCCTCTAAAGCCATTTGAATTTGAACGTAAAGAAGTTGGCCCTAACCAGGTACAGATAGAGATATTATACAGTGGTGTTTGCCATTCAGATATCCACACTGCTAAAGGTGACTGGGGGCCTGCTATATACCCGCTTGTACCGGGTCACGAAATCGTAGGACGAATTGTAAAAAAAGGAGAGAACGTAGCTAAATTTACTGAAGGCGAACTTGCCGGAGTAGGGTGTTTTGTTGACTCTTGCCGTAAATGTTCAAGCTGCCTTGAAGGCGAAGAGCAATTCTGCGAAGAGGGTATGACAGGTACATACAACAGCTATGAGCGTGGTACAACTACACCTACTTATGGCGGGTATTCTACTACTATTACTGTAGATCAGGATTATGTACTGCATGTTTCTGAAAAACTTGACCTTAAAGGTGTTGCACCATTGTTATGTGCCGGTATTACTACATACTCGCCACTACGTTATCTTAAAGTTGGTAAAGGGCATAAAGTTGCTGTGTTAGGACTTGGTGGTTTAGGCCACATGGCTGTTAAATTTGCAGCGTCTTTTGGTGCGGAAGTTACTATGCTTAGTACGTCGCCATCTAAAGAGGCAGATGCAAAAGCGTTAGGAGCTCACAACTTTGCACTTACTACTGATCCTGCAACAATGGAATCGTTAGCAAATAGCTTTGATTTCATTATCAATACTGTTTCAGCTAAGCATGATTACAATACGTACCTTAATCTGTTAAGGAAAAACGGTACTATGGTAATTGTTGGTGCTCCGCCGGCTGGCGAACCATTACAGGCATTCACGCTTATATTTAAGAGAAGAGCTATTATGGGAAGTCTTATCGGAGGTATTAAAGAAACACAGGAAATGCTTGATTACTGCGCAGAACATAACATTACTTCTGATGTAGAAGTTATAGACATGAACTACATTAACGAAGCGTACGAACGTATGAATAAAAGCGATGTTAAGTACAGGTTTGTAATTGACATGGCTTCATTGAAATAA
- a CDS encoding diguanylate cyclase, protein MENKILGIHHITAIAGDAKRNFNFYANILGLRFIKKTVNFDDPGTYHFYFGDEIGSAGTILTFFPWGEGIPQGRKGTGMATEIGYSVPKGSLEFWIERFEKYNVIYNKPAEKFGERYLTFLDPDGLKLELIEQNTEDTRKPWETDEVKAAHATRGFHNVTLTLNSITGTAAVLTDIFGYKLVGQESNRYRYATDAIDQASIVDLVELPAEKHGHVANGTVHHVAFRVLNDEILMHFREKVAEKNLNITPQIDRQYFHSLYFREPGGVLFEIATDNPGFTIDETLEDLGKGLKLPAQYESRRADIEAHLVPIN, encoded by the coding sequence ATGGAAAATAAAATTTTAGGCATCCACCATATTACTGCTATTGCAGGAGATGCTAAACGCAACTTCAACTTTTACGCTAACATATTAGGTTTACGCTTCATTAAAAAAACAGTAAACTTTGACGATCCCGGAACATATCACTTCTACTTTGGTGACGAAATTGGTAGTGCAGGCACTATACTTACTTTCTTCCCGTGGGGCGAAGGCATCCCACAAGGGCGCAAAGGTACAGGTATGGCAACAGAGATTGGCTATTCTGTACCTAAAGGAAGCCTTGAATTCTGGATTGAGCGTTTCGAAAAATACAATGTTATTTACAACAAACCGGCAGAAAAATTTGGAGAAAGATATTTAACCTTCCTTGATCCGGACGGACTTAAATTAGAGTTAATCGAACAAAATACCGAAGACACCCGTAAACCCTGGGAAACTGACGAGGTTAAAGCGGCCCATGCAACAAGAGGTTTTCATAATGTAACGCTTACACTTAACAGTATTACAGGAACTGCTGCTGTACTTACCGATATTTTTGGTTACAAATTAGTTGGGCAGGAAAGTAACCGTTACCGTTATGCTACCGATGCTATCGATCAGGCTTCTATTGTAGACTTAGTTGAGCTTCCGGCAGAAAAACATGGGCATGTAGCCAATGGTACAGTACACCACGTTGCCTTTAGGGTTTTAAATGATGAAATACTAATGCATTTCCGTGAAAAAGTAGCTGAGAAAAACCTCAACATTACACCACAAATAGACAGACAGTATTTCCACTCACTATACTTTAGGGAACCGGGAGGTGTATTATTTGAAATTGCTACCGATAACCCGGGCTTTACAATTGACGAGACCCTTGAAGATCTTGGTAAAGGCCTTAAACTACCTGCGCAATACGAATCAAGACGTGCAGATATCGAAGCCCATTTAGTACCTATTAATTAA
- a CDS encoding pirin, which translates to MSNIGLILEERPSDIGNFLVGRLLPFREKRTVGPFAFIDHMGPALLSDHENLDVGPHPHIGLSTLTYLFEGSIMHRDSLGTEVEIKPGQVNWMTSGKGIVHSERTPDYLRHSDKSLHGLQIWVALPKHLEQMEPSFAHIEENGLPTWKIGNVEAKLIAGEAFGKKSDVPVYSPLYFIELKTTTREKLQIGKDLYGESGLYILEGSIESDGNTFEPKQLLVAKDASLCEFTMNENTTVYIFGGDAFPEPRHIYWNFVASTPELIEDAKERWVAQTFPKIPGETGFVPLPPQNTNFKIKK; encoded by the coding sequence ATGTCAAATATCGGCTTAATTTTAGAAGAACGTCCCAGCGATATTGGTAATTTTCTGGTTGGCAGATTATTGCCTTTCAGGGAAAAAAGAACCGTAGGCCCTTTCGCTTTTATAGACCACATGGGCCCTGCCCTGTTAAGCGACCATGAAAACCTCGACGTTGGCCCACATCCCCATATTGGGCTTTCTACCCTTACCTACCTGTTTGAAGGCAGCATAATGCACCGCGACAGTCTTGGCACAGAAGTAGAAATTAAACCCGGACAGGTTAATTGGATGACATCTGGCAAGGGGATTGTACACTCAGAACGTACACCCGATTACCTTCGCCATTCGGATAAATCACTTCATGGGTTGCAGATATGGGTTGCATTACCTAAACATCTGGAGCAAATGGAACCATCTTTCGCACATATTGAAGAGAACGGACTTCCTACGTGGAAAATAGGCAATGTTGAAGCAAAGCTTATTGCAGGTGAGGCTTTCGGTAAAAAATCGGATGTGCCGGTGTATAGTCCACTTTACTTTATAGAACTTAAAACTACAACCAGGGAGAAACTTCAGATCGGCAAGGACCTATATGGAGAAAGCGGACTTTATATTTTAGAAGGCAGTATTGAAAGCGATGGCAATACATTTGAGCCAAAGCAACTACTTGTAGCTAAAGATGCTTCACTTTGTGAATTTACAATGAACGAAAACACAACAGTGTATATTTTTGGTGGCGACGCTTTTCCTGAACCACGGCATATTTACTGGAACTTTGTGGCTTCTACCCCGGAACTGATTGAAGATGCAAAAGAACGATGGGTTGCACAAACATTCCCTAAGATACCGGGAGAAACCGGTTTTGTACCCTTACCTCCGCAGAACACTAATTTCAAAATAAAAAAATAA
- a CDS encoding transcriptional regulator, translating into MAKTETLEDLYKQKFNWMPEGLQKDLGHFNVFRHEDCMGPGKEPVKYTRRDYYKIALIRGHYIYHYADKSFEVNGTTLLFFNPTVPYTFEAITPDTTGFFCIFKDAFFSEHMRGSLKDLPMYMPGASPAYVLDVENDEYVTNVFTKMIDEMKGDYQFKFDLIRNYIMEMVHYAIKMRPSETLYAHVDANTRITSVFTELLERQFPIESPSQQFSLRSAKDFAGQLNVHVNHLNRAIKLTTGKTTSDHIFERLLSEAKALLKHTDWNISEISYALGFDESAHFNHFFKKFTNATPSSFRS; encoded by the coding sequence ATGGCAAAGACAGAAACACTTGAAGATTTATACAAGCAGAAATTTAACTGGATGCCCGAGGGCCTGCAAAAAGACCTTGGTCACTTTAATGTTTTCAGGCATGAAGACTGTATGGGTCCGGGAAAAGAACCTGTAAAATATACCCGAAGGGACTATTATAAGATTGCCCTGATACGCGGTCACTATATATATCATTACGCAGATAAGAGTTTTGAAGTAAACGGCACTACCCTGTTGTTTTTTAATCCTACTGTACCTTACACTTTTGAAGCTATTACTCCCGATACAACAGGCTTTTTCTGTATTTTTAAAGATGCTTTTTTCAGTGAGCACATGCGAGGCAGCCTGAAAGACCTGCCTATGTATATGCCTGGAGCAAGTCCGGCCTACGTACTGGATGTTGAAAATGACGAATATGTCACTAATGTATTTACTAAAATGATTGATGAAATGAAGGGCGACTACCAGTTTAAGTTCGACCTGATACGCAATTATATTATGGAGATGGTACATTATGCGATAAAAATGCGCCCAAGTGAAACACTATATGCTCACGTAGATGCCAATACACGAATTACATCTGTATTTACAGAGTTGTTAGAAAGACAATTCCCTATAGAATCGCCGTCTCAGCAGTTTTCACTACGAAGCGCAAAAGATTTTGCCGGACAACTTAATGTGCATGTTAACCACCTTAACCGTGCTATTAAGCTTACCACGGGTAAAACAACATCAGATCATATATTCGAACGGCTGTTAAGCGAAGCAAAAGCACTACTTAAGCATACCGACTGGAATATCTCTGAAATAAGCTATGCGTTAGGTTTTGACGAGTCTGCGCATTTTAACCACTTCTTTAAGAAGTTCACCAATGCTACACCATCATCATTTAGAAGTTAA
- a CDS encoding transporter, whose protein sequence is MHLKKVTLFLLLCSLSGFSQTRLSLKEAINTGVANYGVVKAKGSYAKAAQETVKQARRDYLPNLNLSAQQDYGTVNGQNGPLYGFGGLGVASSGLPLAEQNWNAAFGALYLVNMNWDFFTFGRMKQRINIAKADAQRQQKDFEQEQFQQKVKIAGAYLNLLASQRLERSQIKNLDRSQVVLNNAAVRVKNGLLPGVDSTLASAEVSRAKIALNQIKEQVKLQNNRLVELMGIEPTDFTVDTTFVASVPKTILTGNSQADSLNNPVRQFYKSRIEVSNNQLSLFKREYYPTFSLFGVYQTRGSGFNSDYATNQNSYTTNYADGINPTRQNYLLGVGVTWNLTTIARSSKKVSAQKLISQGLEEEYKAVDLQLKAQEDAANVRMDYAMQNFKEAPRQVRAAQQAYLQRTTLYNNGLTNLVDVTQALYTLNRAETDRDIIYTNVWQALLMKAAATGDFNLFINEF, encoded by the coding sequence ATGCACTTAAAAAAAGTAACGCTGTTTTTATTGCTCTGCTCACTGAGCGGTTTCAGCCAGACGCGCCTTTCGCTTAAAGAAGCGATAAACACAGGCGTAGCCAATTATGGCGTGGTTAAAGCCAAAGGTAGCTATGCTAAAGCAGCACAGGAAACTGTAAAACAGGCCAGGCGCGATTATTTGCCTAACCTGAATTTATCAGCCCAGCAGGACTACGGTACCGTTAATGGACAAAACGGACCCCTGTATGGTTTTGGGGGGCTTGGGGTAGCTTCTTCGGGACTGCCACTTGCAGAACAAAACTGGAATGCCGCCTTTGGCGCGCTCTACCTGGTTAACATGAACTGGGATTTTTTCACCTTCGGGAGAATGAAACAGCGTATCAACATTGCTAAAGCCGATGCACAAAGGCAACAAAAAGATTTTGAACAGGAACAGTTTCAGCAGAAAGTAAAAATTGCCGGCGCCTACCTTAACCTGCTGGCAAGCCAAAGGTTAGAGAGATCGCAGATTAAAAATCTCGACCGCTCTCAGGTTGTGCTTAATAACGCTGCCGTAAGGGTTAAAAATGGGTTGCTTCCGGGTGTAGATTCTACATTGGCATCTGCCGAAGTATCACGCGCAAAAATTGCCCTTAACCAGATTAAAGAGCAGGTGAAGCTGCAAAATAACAGGCTTGTAGAACTTATGGGTATAGAGCCTACAGATTTCACGGTCGACACAACCTTTGTCGCGTCTGTACCAAAAACAATACTTACAGGTAATAGTCAGGCAGATAGCCTTAACAACCCTGTGCGCCAGTTCTATAAAAGCCGTATAGAAGTAAGCAATAATCAGCTTAGTCTTTTTAAAAGGGAGTACTACCCTACTTTTAGCCTTTTTGGTGTATACCAGACAAGAGGATCGGGCTTTAACAGCGATTATGCTACCAATCAGAATTCGTATACTACAAATTATGCAGACGGTATAAACCCTACCCGCCAAAACTATCTTTTAGGAGTTGGTGTTACCTGGAATCTTACCACGATAGCACGTTCGTCTAAAAAAGTTAGTGCCCAAAAGCTAATATCTCAGGGACTTGAAGAAGAATACAAGGCGGTAGACCTTCAGCTTAAGGCGCAGGAAGATGCTGCCAATGTACGTATGGATTATGCCATGCAAAACTTTAAAGAAGCACCAAGGCAGGTACGTGCGGCACAGCAGGCTTACCTGCAACGCACCACACTTTACAATAATGGTCTTACCAACCTTGTTGATGTTACACAGGCATTATACACGCTTAACCGCGCCGAGACCGACCGCGACATTATTTACACCAATGTATGGCAGGCATTGCTTATGAAAGCTGCCGCAACGGGCGACTTTAATCTTTTTATAAACGAATTTTAA
- a CDS encoding acriflavin resistance protein, with protein MNLIRFALRKPISILVLVAGLFFFGIGAVKDIKVDILPKMNLPVIYLAHPFGGYTPDQMESYFAKNYINIMLFANGVKSIETKNIQGLTLMKVTYYEDTNMAQAAAELSALSNRIQAAFPQGSQPPFIIRFDASSLPVGQLVLSSKTRNNNELQDLANVYVRASFTSIPGLLSPPPFGGSPRTIEINVDPAQLRSHNLTPDQIVEALRINNQTAPAGNVRIGDKNYLTPTNNTIKEVKDFEKIPLFKGGVQNLSLGDVATVKDGADITNGYALVNGKRSVYVSIAKAGDASTWDVVKNLKANLPKIQSTLPEDVKISYEFDQSVYVINSVKSLITEGIIGAVLTGLMVVLFLGDKRAALIVILTIPISIISGVLFLKLFGQTINLMSLSGLALAIGILVDESTVTIENIHQHLDMGKPKALAIWDACKEIALPKLLILLCILAVFAPAFIMTGIPGALFLPLALAIGFSMVISFLLSQTFVPVMANWLMKAEGHGKHEHSTSEKGAYSEREDYDDNGKIGRFERFRIGFMKMIDTLLVRRKFVSLTYLIVITGLAVVMINVIGQDVFPRVNSSQFQLRMRLADGTRLERTEEKAQAVLKQIENQVGKEHIGISSVYVGTHPSLFSVSPIYMFMAGPHEAVFQIALKDYHNEDMDAFKDDLRARIKKNVPGVRISFEPIELTDKVLSQGSPTPIEIRIAGKNKKLNEQYANKIITQLKKTDYFRDVQIAQSIHYPAFNIEIDRTRAAQLGVDMNDISRSLIASTSSSRYTEKNTWIDEKAGLSYNVQVQVPLDKMMTKEEIAEIPLLKNSVRPVLGDVATITLSETHGENDNLGAMPYISVTANTDHTNLGTASKDVQAVISGLGELPRGLFIEPIGLSKVLSETMKSLESGLLVAVVVIFLMLAANFQSFRVSLVVLTTVPAVVLGALLMLLITGSTLNLQSYMGIIMSVGVSIANAVLLITNAEQLRKVNGNALQSAREAASLRLRPIIMTSVAMIAGMLPMAIGHGEAGEQVSPLGRAVIGGLLFSTFAVLIILPLIFAWAQGKATTQSVSLDPEDEESKFYAPPTIEHQ; from the coding sequence ATGAATTTAATACGTTTTGCCCTTCGCAAGCCTATTTCCATATTGGTGCTGGTTGCCGGGCTGTTCTTTTTCGGTATAGGTGCGGTTAAGGACATTAAGGTAGATATCCTGCCTAAAATGAACCTGCCCGTTATATACCTTGCCCACCCTTTTGGAGGTTACACTCCCGACCAAATGGAATCTTATTTCGCCAAAAACTACATTAATATTATGTTGTTTGCCAATGGCGTAAAATCTATAGAAACAAAAAATATTCAGGGGCTTACCCTGATGAAGGTTACGTACTATGAAGACACGAACATGGCTCAGGCAGCTGCCGAGTTAAGTGCCCTTTCTAACAGAATACAGGCAGCTTTCCCGCAGGGATCGCAACCGCCGTTCATCATTCGTTTTGATGCTTCGTCTCTTCCTGTCGGGCAATTAGTATTGAGCAGTAAAACGCGGAATAATAACGAACTTCAGGATTTAGCCAACGTTTACGTACGTGCCTCCTTTACCTCTATTCCCGGATTGCTTTCACCACCACCATTTGGAGGAAGTCCCAGGACAATAGAGATTAATGTTGACCCTGCGCAGCTGCGTTCGCATAACCTTACCCCGGACCAGATTGTTGAAGCATTACGAATAAATAACCAGACTGCACCCGCAGGTAACGTGAGGATAGGTGATAAAAACTACCTTACCCCGACCAACAACACCATTAAGGAAGTAAAAGATTTTGAAAAGATACCTTTATTTAAAGGCGGTGTACAAAATCTATCGCTTGGTGACGTAGCAACCGTAAAAGATGGTGCCGATATTACTAACGGTTACGCTCTTGTAAACGGAAAACGTTCGGTTTATGTAAGTATCGCCAAAGCCGGCGACGCCTCAACATGGGATGTAGTTAAGAATCTTAAGGCTAACCTCCCCAAAATACAAAGTACATTGCCCGAAGATGTTAAGATCTCTTATGAGTTTGACCAGTCGGTTTATGTAATCAACTCCGTAAAAAGCTTAATTACAGAAGGTATAATTGGTGCGGTATTAACCGGGCTTATGGTTGTACTTTTCCTAGGCGATAAAAGGGCAGCACTTATAGTAATACTTACTATTCCGATTTCAATTATATCGGGAGTACTGTTCCTTAAATTATTCGGGCAGACAATTAACCTTATGTCCCTGAGTGGACTTGCGCTAGCTATTGGTATCCTTGTAGATGAAAGTACGGTAACTATAGAGAATATTCACCAGCACCTCGACATGGGCAAACCCAAGGCCCTCGCCATATGGGATGCCTGTAAAGAAATCGCATTACCTAAACTATTGATCTTATTATGTATACTAGCAGTATTTGCCCCGGCATTTATTATGACAGGTATACCGGGAGCATTGTTCCTGCCGCTTGCATTAGCAATTGGGTTCTCAATGGTAATATCGTTTCTGCTTTCGCAAACCTTTGTTCCTGTAATGGCCAACTGGCTGATGAAAGCCGAAGGACATGGCAAACACGAACACAGCACCAGCGAAAAAGGTGCGTATTCTGAGAGGGAAGACTATGACGATAACGGAAAAATAGGCCGTTTTGAGCGTTTCAGGATTGGCTTCATGAAAATGATAGACACCTTATTAGTTCGCCGTAAATTTGTTAGCCTAACATACCTTATAGTTATTACAGGGCTTGCCGTTGTAATGATAAATGTTATTGGGCAGGATGTATTTCCAAGGGTAAATTCCAGCCAGTTTCAGTTAAGGATGCGACTTGCCGATGGTACACGTTTAGAGCGTACCGAGGAGAAAGCCCAGGCCGTACTTAAGCAAATTGAAAACCAGGTTGGTAAAGAACATATTGGTATATCATCTGTATATGTGGGTACGCACCCATCATTATTCTCGGTATCGCCAATTTATATGTTCATGGCAGGTCCTCATGAGGCTGTATTTCAGATTGCACTTAAAGACTACCATAATGAAGATATGGATGCCTTTAAAGACGATTTAAGGGCACGTATTAAAAAAAATGTTCCGGGTGTTAGAATATCTTTTGAACCCATAGAACTTACCGATAAAGTATTGAGCCAGGGTTCGCCTACACCAATTGAGATAAGAATTGCAGGTAAAAACAAAAAGCTGAACGAGCAATATGCCAACAAAATAATCACTCAGCTTAAAAAGACAGATTACTTCAGGGATGTACAGATTGCACAATCTATCCACTACCCTGCTTTCAATATTGAGATAGACCGTACAAGAGCTGCACAGTTAGGTGTAGATATGAATGACATTTCACGTTCGCTTATTGCATCTACATCGTCATCCCGTTATACGGAGAAAAATACCTGGATCGATGAGAAAGCAGGACTTTCGTACAATGTTCAGGTACAGGTTCCGCTGGATAAAATGATGACCAAAGAAGAGATCGCTGAAATTCCATTGCTTAAGAATTCGGTTAGGCCGGTACTCGGCGATGTGGCAACCATTACGTTATCTGAAACACACGGTGAAAACGATAACCTTGGTGCTATGCCGTACATATCGGTTACAGCAAATACAGACCACACCAATCTTGGTACAGCATCTAAAGATGTACAGGCAGTAATAAGCGGACTTGGAGAATTGCCACGCGGATTGTTCATAGAACCAATAGGACTTAGCAAAGTACTTAGTGAAACCATGAAAAGCCTTGAATCGGGACTATTGGTGGCTGTTGTAGTTATCTTCCTTATGCTGGCAGCAAACTTCCAGTCGTTTAGGGTATCGCTGGTGGTATTAACCACTGTTCCTGCTGTTGTATTGGGTGCATTGCTTATGTTGCTAATAACAGGCTCTACACTTAACCTTCAGTCGTACATGGGTATTATCATGTCAGTCGGGGTATCTATTGCCAATGCCGTATTATTAATTACCAATGCCGAACAGCTCCGAAAGGTGAACGGCAATGCATTGCAATCGGCACGTGAGGCAGCTTCACTTCGTTTACGACCTATTATTATGACATCGGTAGCGATGATCGCTGGTATGTTGCCAATGGCTATAGGCCACGGTGAAGCAGGCGAACAGGTATCTCCATTAGGGAGGGCTGTTATCGGCGGACTGCTGTTTTCTACCTTTGCCGTACTGATTATCCTTCCGCTTATCTTTGCGTGGGCTCAGGGTAAAGCCACTACACAGTCGGTTTCCCTTGATCCTGAAGATGAAGAAAGTAAATTTTATGCACCACCTACTATAGAACACCAATAA
- a CDS encoding histidine kinase: MNKFFKNVIENKWWQEFFILAFSFILFTLNDWILIKSWRGIWSGCAYFLMLYGHAQLNRFVLLPLLIKKHKVLLYVLLTALLIFVFSIVMYEVTTLWIYKNCFLYKSSEQKSYIFQAATLVATLICILSVEMILKFYRDRKDLDQEKLLYNQAQLNSLREQLNPHFLFNTFNTLYGISLQYPERTPELIMHVSQLMRYQLESNERQCVALEDEISFISSYIELEKERVGYRCNISFNSEIDSANAYKIPPMLLICFIENAFKHGTCTIEKCFVDVDITVTDGKMIMRVMNSLPEKKTEVISTKIGIKNTTERLKLQYGSNYELDIEETDIYTVNLQLQLKRYEPAR; encoded by the coding sequence ATGAATAAATTTTTTAAGAATGTAATTGAGAATAAATGGTGGCAGGAATTTTTTATACTGGCATTCTCTTTTATACTTTTTACGCTTAACGACTGGATACTTATTAAGTCATGGCGCGGCATATGGTCGGGTTGTGCCTATTTTCTTATGCTGTATGGGCATGCCCAGCTTAACAGGTTCGTATTGTTGCCGTTACTCATAAAAAAGCATAAGGTATTGCTTTATGTACTGCTAACAGCCCTGTTGATATTTGTGTTTTCGATAGTTATGTACGAGGTTACCACATTGTGGATCTACAAAAACTGTTTCCTATACAAATCATCAGAACAGAAAAGCTATATTTTTCAGGCAGCCACATTAGTAGCTACACTTATATGTATCCTATCGGTAGAAATGATACTTAAATTTTACCGTGACCGTAAAGATCTGGATCAGGAAAAGTTATTATACAATCAGGCGCAGCTAAACTCATTAAGAGAGCAGTTAAACCCACACTTTTTATTTAATACTTTTAATACGCTGTACGGTATAAGCCTTCAGTATCCTGAACGTACTCCTGAACTTATCATGCATGTATCACAGTTAATGCGCTATCAGCTGGAAAGTAACGAAAGGCAGTGTGTAGCACTTGAAGACGAAATTAGCTTTATAAGCAGTTACATAGAGCTTGAAAAAGAACGTGTGGGGTACCGTTGCAATATTAGCTTTAACAGCGAAATTGATAGTGCGAATGCGTATAAGATTCCGCCAATGCTGCTTATCTGCTTTATAGAAAATGCTTTTAAGCATGGTACATGTACCATAGAAAAATGTTTTGTAGACGTTGATATTACTGTTACCGATGGTAAAATGATAATGAGGGTAATGAATTCCCTACCGGAAAAGAAAACAGAAGTAATATCTACTAAAATAGGCATTAAGAACACTACCGAGCGATTAAAGTTGCAATACGGCAGTAATTATGAACTGGATATAGAGGAAACCGATATTTATACCGTAAATTTACAATTACAGCTTAAGCGTTATGAGCCAGCACGTTAA
- a CDS encoding LytTR family transcriptional regulator — MSQHVKKCIIVDDEPAAHYVLANYISQNPLLELVFEGYNGVEALEYLSNNKVDLMFLDIDMPEISGIEMLQQLAKPPRTILTTAYSEFALESYEYGVLDYLLKPIFYPRFVKAVDRFFEMEGTDVEQEDPKEEVVNGTIHVKVDSDTIGIETNSILYAQSYGNYVKIFTQKRNYLATVTTNDLEKMLPSSQFMRAHKSYIIALDKVDEVMKDHVVIKRNPIPIGITYRRELGEKLKHLIRN, encoded by the coding sequence ATGAGCCAGCACGTTAAAAAATGTATAATAGTCGATGATGAGCCGGCTGCACACTATGTACTGGCGAACTATATAAGTCAGAATCCTTTGCTTGAGCTTGTGTTTGAAGGTTATAATGGGGTTGAAGCACTTGAATACCTTAGTAATAATAAGGTAGACCTTATGTTTCTTGATATTGATATGCCTGAAATTTCAGGAATAGAGATGTTACAGCAGCTTGCTAAACCGCCTCGCACCATATTGACTACTGCATATAGCGAATTTGCGCTTGAAAGCTATGAATACGGAGTACTTGATTATTTGCTTAAACCGATATTCTACCCAAGGTTTGTTAAGGCTGTAGACCGCTTTTTTGAAATGGAAGGTACCGATGTAGAGCAAGAAGATCCTAAAGAGGAAGTTGTAAACGGAACTATACATGTAAAGGTTGATAGTGATACTATTGGTATTGAAACAAACTCTATACTGTATGCCCAAAGCTATGGTAATTATGTAAAGATATTTACTCAAAAGCGTAATTATCTTGCTACAGTAACAACAAACGACCTGGAAAAAATGTTGCCATCGTCTCAGTTTATGAGAGCACATAAATCATATATTATTGCGCTTGATAAAGTAGATGAGGTAATGAAAGACCATGTGGTTATAAAACGTAACCCTATACCTATAGGCATTACCTACCGCCGGGAACTGGGCGAAAAATTGAAACACTTGATTAGAAACTAA